A stretch of the Chlorobiota bacterium genome encodes the following:
- the sixA gene encoding phosphohistidine phosphatase SixA → MNLYLMRHGKAEDFSSTDSNRRLTEKGIFNTMKIAKHIANVGLSFDRIISSGYVRANETAKIISDSVGYINNIEIDKRLVPNSEIGAVSEVISENSDCGNLLFVFHEPIIGEFIRSVCSQKNLLIEIPTSSLILIDLFRLRPMPSGSLEWFITPKIIS, encoded by the coding sequence ATGAATTTGTATTTAATGAGACATGGAAAAGCAGAAGATTTTTCATCAACAGATTCGAATAGAAGATTAACTGAAAAAGGAATTTTTAATACAATGAAAATTGCTAAGCACATTGCAAATGTTGGTTTATCTTTCGATAGAATAATTTCTAGTGGTTATGTAAGAGCAAATGAAACTGCAAAAATTATTTCTGATTCAGTTGGTTACATAAATAATATTGAGATTGATAAAAGGTTAGTTCCTAATTCAGAAATAGGAGCAGTTTCAGAAGTTATAAGTGAAAATTCTGATTGTGGTAATTTGCTATTTGTTTTTCATGAACCAATCATAGGTGAATTTATAAGAAGCGTTTGTTCTCAAAAAAATTTATTGATTGAAATTCCAACATCATCATTAATACTAATAGATTTATTCAGACTTAGACCAATGCCATCTGGATCACTAGAGTGGTTTATTACTCCAAAAATAATTAGTTAA
- a CDS encoding proline dehydrogenase family protein, with product MSILDKIIVKFLPLTPKAIVKKIAGKYIAGVSIEDAMKITTALNKEGASVTIDVLGEFVESREVALNETEQSIEVLNQISYGNLKAELSVKLTSLGLGIDEEFAYNNLFKVVKRANELGLFVRTDMENSPFTQKTIELQRRIKAVFPDNIGIVLQAYMRRSESDILSLVKDNVNFRLCKGIYNESEDIAFKDRKEIQDNYLKCLKIIFENNCFVGIATHDDVLINGARKMIKEMNYPKEKYQFQMLLGVRENKRKELIEQGHDLQVYVPFGLDWYGYSIRRLKENPEVAGHVFRAMFSKD from the coding sequence TTGAGTATATTAGATAAAATAATAGTAAAATTTTTACCATTAACTCCAAAAGCAATTGTAAAAAAAATTGCTGGAAAATATATAGCAGGGGTTTCTATTGAAGACGCAATGAAAATAACCACTGCTCTTAATAAAGAAGGTGCATCAGTAACAATAGATGTATTAGGTGAATTTGTGGAAAGTCGTGAAGTTGCATTAAATGAAACTGAACAATCTATAGAAGTGTTAAATCAAATAAGTTATGGTAATTTAAAGGCAGAACTTTCTGTTAAATTAACATCACTTGGGTTAGGAATAGATGAAGAATTTGCTTACAACAATCTGTTTAAAGTGGTTAAAAGAGCAAATGAACTCGGCTTGTTTGTAAGAACAGATATGGAAAATTCTCCTTTCACTCAAAAAACAATTGAGCTTCAAAGACGCATAAAAGCTGTATTCCCAGATAATATAGGAATTGTTCTTCAAGCTTATATGAGGCGATCTGAAAGTGATATTTTATCTTTAGTAAAAGATAATGTTAACTTTAGATTATGCAAAGGGATTTATAATGAATCTGAAGATATTGCTTTTAAAGATCGAAAAGAAATTCAAGATAATTATTTAAAATGCCTAAAAATAATTTTTGAAAATAATTGTTTTGTTGGAATTGCAACTCATGATGATGTGTTAATTAATGGAGCAAGAAAAATGATAAAAGAAATGAATTATCCAAAAGAAAAATATCAATTTCAAATGCTCCTTGGAGTTCGTGAAAATAAACGAAAAGAACTAATTGAACAGGGTCATGATCTGCAAGTTTACGTCCCTTTTGGATTAGATTGGTATGGTTATTCAATTAGAAGACTCAAGGAAAATCCAGAAGTTGCAGGTCATGTATTTAGAGCAATGTTCTCGAAAGATTAA
- a CDS encoding asparagine synthetase B, producing the protein MKYFYLSFILIIVSFSSLKSQTKLLIQMDKTQNDHLKAYGIAYWSVSKNLTVDWLLNYKGGSFLCDYSDLTAAECRIRGVSFETLSGAQSTLIYNEVQSDAGNMDVVRLEKIPKIAIYVPPTFQPWDDAVTMAMEYAEIPYDKIWDKEVLDGKLSKYDWLHLHHEDFTGQYGKFYSSFANAPWYLQQVAMLEKTASDLGFKKVSKLKLAVAKKIKEYIGNGGFMFAMCSATDSYDIALAAQNTDICESIFDGDPASPNIDKELDFNQTIAFENFTIVQSPLVYEFSSIDVETSFGSSASTDIFSLFDFSAKNDPVPTMLTQCHSDIINGFMGQTTSFHKKYIKKNVIVLGEKEGTDEVKYLTGNFGRGTFTFYGGHDPEDYQHAINDPPTDLSLHKNSPGYRLILNNILFPSARKKKQKT; encoded by the coding sequence ATGAAATATTTTTACTTGTCATTTATTTTAATAATTGTTTCTTTTTCATCTTTAAAATCTCAGACTAAGTTACTTATTCAAATGGATAAAACTCAGAATGATCATTTGAAAGCATATGGAATTGCATATTGGTCTGTTTCAAAAAATTTAACAGTTGACTGGTTATTAAATTACAAAGGAGGTTCTTTCCTTTGTGATTATTCAGATTTAACAGCTGCTGAATGCAGAATTAGAGGAGTCTCATTTGAAACTCTAAGCGGAGCTCAATCAACATTAATTTATAATGAGGTTCAGTCAGATGCGGGAAATATGGATGTTGTAAGGTTAGAGAAAATTCCTAAAATTGCAATTTATGTGCCCCCAACTTTTCAACCATGGGATGATGCTGTTACAATGGCAATGGAATATGCCGAAATTCCATATGATAAAATATGGGACAAAGAAGTATTAGATGGAAAACTTTCAAAGTATGATTGGTTGCATTTGCATCATGAAGATTTTACAGGTCAGTATGGGAAGTTCTATTCTAGCTTTGCAAATGCTCCTTGGTATTTACAACAAGTCGCAATGTTAGAAAAAACTGCAAGTGATTTGGGGTTTAAAAAAGTATCAAAACTAAAACTAGCTGTTGCAAAAAAAATTAAAGAGTATATTGGGAATGGTGGCTTTATGTTCGCTATGTGTTCAGCTACAGACAGTTATGACATAGCTTTAGCAGCTCAAAATACAGATATTTGTGAATCAATTTTTGATGGTGATCCAGCTTCTCCGAATATAGATAAAGAACTGGATTTTAATCAGACAATTGCTTTTGAAAATTTTACTATAGTTCAAAGCCCATTAGTATATGAATTTTCTTCAATTGATGTAGAAACAAGTTTTGGTAGTTCAGCTTCAACTGATATATTTAGTTTGTTTGATTTTTCTGCAAAAAATGATCCTGTTCCAACAATGTTAACTCAATGTCATTCAGATATTATAAATGGATTTATGGGGCAAACAACGTCCTTCCATAAAAAATATATCAAGAAAAACGTTATTGTTCTTGGTGAAAAAGAAGGTACTGATGAAGTAAAATATTTAACTGGTAATTTTGGAAGAGGTACATTTACATTTTATGGTGGCCATGATCCAGAAGATTATCAACATGCAATAAATGATCCACCAACAGATTTATCATTACATAAAAACTCTCCAGGTTACAGGCTCATTTTAAACAATATTCTTTTTCCATCGGCTAGAAAGAAAAAACAAAAAACATAA
- a CDS encoding T9SS type A sorting domain-containing protein, whose protein sequence is MKLIIIFLLSSPAILISQRLEWEKRFSLGEVSGNSTVFIQTKDKGYLIAGAKQNYDDKTQLYTYDGVVIKTNENGDQLWRKEFLDTWIGKYQLKMTPIILTEKNFGYQILGNFSLSYNFFYLVNIDYNGVKISELLDTSISRKTVRVIINHPITKFKNGFIDASNFNFGINYDTSVIKLTIADSNGIIEDEMFYLNNLIYTYFPVVISITKENGFIIGSIRGIKGSFFNNGFNVISISSDYKEKWNITLGIDTEYAVRGIIETKEKELFVFAGVERSLISNKKDIAMLYKLSEKGKLLWQKDISILDAKETNISEVKETKDGRFIVAGEVVKMIDSTSSTRHFYVTSFDKNGNRLWQQDFPKMINNKITDCLIDELGNIIIYGRDGLNLYLAKLSDPISEVRNKAEKKKGELILYPNPTSTTVKVRLQPGEEELTIRDVFGKEIKSYKGIGTITGTEEYEIDVTEIKGGIYFITIKSKGGIRVEKIEVVH, encoded by the coding sequence ATGAAATTAATTATAATATTTTTACTTTCAAGTCCAGCTATTTTGATATCTCAAAGATTAGAATGGGAGAAGAGATTTTCGTTAGGCGAAGTAAGTGGTAATTCCACAGTATTTATTCAGACAAAAGATAAAGGATATTTAATAGCAGGAGCAAAACAAAATTACGATGATAAAACTCAACTTTACACTTATGATGGTGTAGTAATTAAAACAAATGAAAATGGTGACCAATTATGGAGGAAAGAATTTCTTGATACTTGGATTGGAAAATATCAATTAAAAATGACCCCAATAATTTTAACTGAAAAGAATTTTGGATATCAAATATTAGGTAATTTTAGTCTTTCATATAATTTTTTTTATTTAGTAAATATTGATTATAATGGTGTGAAAATAAGTGAGTTATTAGATACTTCAATTTCAAGAAAAACAGTCAGAGTAATTATAAATCATCCAATAACAAAATTTAAAAATGGTTTTATAGATGCAAGTAACTTTAATTTTGGTATCAATTATGATACAAGTGTAATAAAACTAACAATTGCAGATAGTAATGGAATAATTGAAGATGAGATGTTTTATTTAAACAATTTGATATATACATATTTTCCAGTTGTAATATCAATAACAAAAGAGAATGGATTTATAATAGGTTCTATTCGAGGTATTAAAGGAAGTTTTTTTAATAATGGATTTAATGTGATTTCGATTTCATCGGATTATAAAGAAAAATGGAATATAACTTTAGGAATAGATACAGAGTACGCAGTTCGAGGAATAATCGAAACAAAAGAAAAAGAATTATTTGTATTCGCAGGAGTAGAAAGATCTCTTATATCAAATAAAAAAGATATAGCAATGTTATATAAATTATCTGAAAAAGGAAAATTGTTATGGCAGAAAGATATATCGATATTAGATGCAAAAGAGACAAATATTTCAGAAGTCAAAGAAACAAAGGATGGAAGATTTATTGTTGCTGGAGAAGTAGTAAAAATGATAGATTCAACAAGTAGTACTCGACATTTTTACGTTACTAGTTTTGATAAAAATGGTAATAGACTTTGGCAACAAGATTTCCCAAAAATGATTAATAATAAAATTACAGATTGTTTAATAGATGAATTAGGAAATATAATAATATATGGTAGAGATGGTTTGAATTTATACCTAGCTAAATTATCGGATCCGATATCAGAAGTAAGAAATAAAGCAGAAAAGAAAAAAGGAGAATTGATTTTATATCCAAACCCAACAAGTACAACAGTAAAAGTAAGATTACAACCAGGAGAAGAAGAGCTAACAATTCGGGATGTATTTGGGAAAGAAATAAAGAGTTATAAGGGAATAGGAACAATAACAGGAACAGAAGAATATGAGATAGATGTAACAGAAATAAAGGGAGGAATATATTTCATAACAATAAAATCAAAGGGAGGAATAAGAGTGGAGAAGATTGAGGTGGTACATTAA
- a CDS encoding T9SS type A sorting domain-containing protein has product MNKIVFIIICKFYANLNAQTINEQDFKNLIGKSCTVYNSQSINPKFKIDTNYWNLTNTIFFKNGIDKQFTNSVPDYACKTDTNFKSANFFIKEYSSIPYNWKHLNLDNNSLKLLGSCSDTIHNYTKDWIMLFKFPITNDSKWDSKADYLSNNSEISGSNAKYTILDSNKVIKSGTIKFNTVDGKTIEKSVLLIEHTQKMFVEQLGSKVLYSDDRNYIWITNNTNEGYLIIAEMRVDKSGAPALISIYSQLTQISTNLQSKNKLNYELFPNPTNNRISLNYYLKNNSEVVFKIFNERGKLILIKNGGYQSLGTNYFSIDLSEFSSGNYVITISSNESENSKKFTLIK; this is encoded by the coding sequence ATGAACAAAATTGTATTCATAATTATCTGTAAATTCTATGCAAACTTAAATGCACAAACTATAAATGAACAAGATTTTAAAAATTTAATTGGTAAAAGTTGTACTGTTTATAATTCACAATCTATAAATCCAAAATTTAAAATTGATACTAATTATTGGAATTTAACAAATACAATATTTTTTAAAAATGGTATAGATAAACAATTCACAAACAGTGTACCAGATTATGCATGTAAAACAGATACAAATTTCAAAAGTGCAAATTTTTTTATTAAAGAGTATTCTTCAATTCCTTATAATTGGAAGCACTTAAACTTAGATAATAATTCACTTAAACTTCTTGGTTCTTGCTCTGATACAATTCATAACTATACAAAAGATTGGATAATGCTATTTAAGTTTCCTATTACTAATGACTCTAAATGGGATTCGAAAGCTGATTATTTATCAAACAATTCTGAAATATCAGGGAGTAATGCTAAGTATACAATTTTAGATAGTAATAAAGTTATTAAATCTGGAACTATTAAGTTTAATACAGTTGATGGTAAAACTATAGAAAAATCTGTATTATTGATTGAACATACTCAGAAAATGTTTGTAGAACAATTGGGCAGTAAAGTTCTTTACTCAGATGATAGAAATTATATTTGGATAACTAATAATACAAATGAAGGATATTTAATAATTGCTGAAATGAGGGTTGATAAATCAGGTGCGCCTGCTTTAATTTCTATATATAGTCAGTTAACTCAAATAAGCACAAATTTGCAAAGTAAAAATAAATTAAATTATGAATTGTTCCCAAATCCAACTAACAACCGAATTTCATTAAATTATTATTTGAAAAATAATTCAGAAGTAGTTTTCAAAATATTCAATGAAAGAGGTAAACTAATTTTAATTAAAAATGGTGGATATCAGTCTTTAGGAACAAATTATTTTTCAATTGATTTGTCAGAGTTTAGTTCAGGTAATTATGTAATTACTATTTCTTCAAATGAATCTGAGAATTCTAAGAAATTTACTTTAATTAAATAG
- a CDS encoding choice-of-anchor B family protein produces the protein MKIILKLVSICVLFAFNLNAQTNDSKNMSLFDHVTVDSIGPHSALWGYTAPNGHEYAIFGGQRGTYIYDISEKPIKMCQYIWGPRSTWREMKVYKNYAYVGTESRDSGTGLQIIDLSNLPAKASLVRTDTSFFFSSHTLFIQGHLLYVMGTRAETKVNGGALILDLEPDPTHPVKVGDVKPYYYHDAYERGDTLYGCAIYGQGIDIYNVKDKLNPKLLTTITYPYSGPHNAEPTQDGKFLMSADEIGFTPKTLKIWSIGDLTNVSKVAEFTPNIDDIVHNVHSYGNYALVSWYTAGVRLIDMVDPYHPREVAYYDTYPGQSKNEYNGVWESFWFRKSNKIVSSDRQTGLWVMNLRLKSGGSFSGIVLNKIDDKPIANAEFEVMINGKKSNIKSDAQGKYYIGGVDDDSISFITTKLGYNKFVYNDLIKGNQVKNIPLNPEELYEVIIKAVDENNNPISDFQYSIEPIFGSTPSVGNEAKIKLQRFETYWVNVGKWGYNQGYKGINVVQNNQVLTVNLTHTYRDNFTLDLGWKTSDSIDNALTGQWTRLKPYLPFSQAQWAYPPNEASGNPGGYIYLTGNPPYNTPPAEVDVNKGSVVLTTPTMNLIEYEDPKLDLELWFVHYKKDTVRDSLRIQVSNDDGVKWVTMYKLATNDSAIGRGGWQHIELKLRDYIGVNNRMKVRIKTSDVLGTATMIVGIDNFYLQKNRTTELPIEIKSDKVNLSAFYSKEKNSIQVFVNSKNLNQDYRIEIYNVQGDRLAILHSGKLVNVVNNFEVNNQLQSGSYFVTITTKEAIQSVPITVVK, from the coding sequence TTGAAAATTATTTTAAAACTCGTCAGTATTTGTGTTCTGTTTGCTTTCAATCTAAATGCTCAAACTAATGATTCAAAAAATATGAGTCTGTTTGATCATGTTACAGTAGATTCAATTGGTCCGCATTCGGCACTATGGGGTTATACAGCTCCTAATGGACATGAATATGCAATTTTTGGGGGACAAAGAGGAACGTATATTTATGACATATCAGAGAAACCTATCAAAATGTGTCAATATATTTGGGGACCAAGAAGTACATGGAGAGAAATGAAAGTTTATAAAAATTATGCTTATGTTGGAACTGAATCACGAGATAGTGGAACAGGTTTGCAAATTATTGATTTATCTAATCTTCCAGCAAAGGCTTCATTAGTAAGAACTGATACCTCTTTTTTCTTTAGCTCACATACTTTATTTATACAAGGTCATTTGTTGTATGTTATGGGTACTAGAGCAGAAACAAAAGTAAATGGAGGGGCGTTGATTTTAGATTTGGAACCTGATCCAACACATCCAGTTAAAGTTGGTGATGTAAAACCATATTATTATCATGATGCATATGAGCGGGGTGATACTTTATACGGATGTGCAATTTATGGTCAAGGTATTGATATTTATAATGTTAAAGATAAATTAAATCCAAAACTATTAACAACTATTACATATCCTTACTCCGGTCCACATAACGCTGAACCAACTCAAGATGGTAAATTTTTAATGAGTGCAGATGAAATTGGATTTACTCCAAAGACGCTTAAAATATGGAGTATTGGAGATTTAACAAATGTTTCTAAGGTTGCAGAATTTACTCCAAATATAGACGATATTGTTCATAACGTACATTCGTATGGAAACTATGCTTTGGTTTCATGGTACACAGCAGGGGTTAGGCTAATTGATATGGTTGATCCATATCATCCTCGTGAAGTTGCTTATTATGATACTTATCCAGGTCAGAGTAAAAATGAATATAATGGAGTATGGGAAAGTTTTTGGTTTAGAAAATCAAATAAAATTGTGTCAAGTGACAGACAAACAGGGTTATGGGTAATGAACTTAAGACTTAAATCAGGTGGTTCTTTTTCTGGTATTGTATTAAATAAAATTGATGACAAACCAATTGCAAATGCAGAATTTGAAGTAATGATTAATGGAAAAAAATCAAATATAAAATCAGATGCTCAAGGGAAATATTATATTGGTGGCGTGGATGATGATTCTATTTCTTTTATAACAACAAAACTAGGTTATAATAAATTTGTTTATAATGATTTAATTAAAGGGAATCAAGTAAAAAATATCCCATTAAATCCAGAAGAATTATATGAGGTAATAATAAAGGCTGTTGATGAGAATAATAACCCTATTTCAGATTTTCAGTATTCAATAGAACCTATTTTTGGTTCAACTCCATCAGTGGGTAATGAAGCAAAAATAAAATTACAAAGATTTGAAACATATTGGGTAAATGTTGGAAAGTGGGGATATAATCAAGGTTATAAGGGTATTAATGTTGTTCAAAATAATCAAGTCCTTACTGTAAATTTAACACATACCTATAGAGATAATTTTACTTTAGATTTAGGATGGAAAACATCAGATTCTATTGACAACGCTCTAACTGGTCAATGGACAAGATTAAAGCCTTACCTTCCATTTTCGCAAGCTCAATGGGCTTATCCTCCGAATGAGGCTTCTGGTAATCCAGGAGGTTATATTTACCTTACTGGCAATCCACCATACAACACTCCTCCAGCAGAGGTAGATGTGAATAAAGGATCAGTTGTACTAACAACACCAACAATGAACTTGATTGAATATGAAGACCCAAAACTTGATTTAGAACTTTGGTTTGTTCATTATAAAAAAGACACAGTTAGAGACTCTCTAAGAATTCAAGTCTCAAATGATGATGGTGTTAAATGGGTGACAATGTATAAGTTAGCTACAAATGACTCTGCAATAGGTAGAGGTGGATGGCAACATATTGAGCTTAAATTGCGTGATTATATTGGGGTAAATAATAGAATGAAAGTTAGAATTAAAACTAGTGATGTGCTTGGTACAGCAACAATGATTGTTGGAATTGATAATTTTTATTTACAAAAAAATAGAACAACAGAATTACCAATAGAAATTAAATCGGATAAAGTAAATTTATCAGCATTTTATTCTAAGGAAAAGAATTCAATTCAAGTTTTTGTAAATTCTAAAAATTTAAATCAAGATTATAGAATAGAAATTTATAACGTTCAAGGTGATAGATTAGCCATATTACATTCAGGTAAATTGGTAAATGTGGTTAATAATTTTGAAGTAAATAATCAACTTCAATCTGGCTCGTACTTTGTAACTATTACTACTAAAGAAGCTATACAAAGCGTACCAATAACTGTAGTTAAATAA
- a CDS encoding YfhO family protein gives MSKQSSKKNEVEFISVRSPNKTSIGKPVPVISNYVAVAVLAIISTVFFWGHITGNVFMWEDFMEMYYPFQHFAAKGFHSGHIPFWNPYVFAGMPFTADLQNGFFYIGHQLVYLLSGGNLSVHLLQVFLVVHYFIAMVGAWKLSKTLGASNWGGILSGLTYGLSGFLVVRMIHHAVLIHLAWFPLIVALFYKGVTERNYYYSFLCSIVLGITLLSGHPQMTLYIVFFLGALAMFILINDFRNPEKKKTIVSAIINMIIPVVLGVGIYAIQFLPAQELAPISRRAEMTYQQALDGAMSPSQIFTLVLPKVLGYSGAEPKPDSEFWFEGKQRYYYWETVVYFGVVGLILMVVALASNRLGGLRWFLLGMGLLGLFYGMGDKFFIHSLVWNLPFFKLFRNPVRMASFLVLGASVLSGFGLDELISNNSNLIEKNKLAKVGLISGLLVAFLGLLTVTGFIPKIFGATQEILQSSSSSGVIALIIGAAVGIISYLVLKGSFPKFGAVIAILVLTIIDLFAFGIKQNQGMVNPEQVYQATNDEPSMQGLKSNPPKDIFRVNMRNQQGMLMKRNQGCISDIMLIEGYNPLLLQRIIPPAKDESTSNDLLNVKFGIETDDKGGAGLTERKTAYPHVRFVYNAIVTNDDSSASKLMKDPSMDFSKTAVVNSDKKLNLSADGVGTANITSYDNQQISIDAQTDKNGLLLLSEIWFPAWKVFIDGKETNLLRTNYSLRGVEVPSGKHKVEFKYESVAYDNGLIITSISGLIAVICTILFGIKNRKLSQIN, from the coding sequence ATGAGTAAGCAGTCTTCAAAAAAAAATGAAGTAGAATTTATTTCAGTACGCTCTCCAAATAAAACAAGTATCGGCAAGCCAGTTCCAGTAATATCAAATTATGTTGCAGTAGCAGTTTTAGCCATTATCTCAACAGTATTCTTCTGGGGGCACATCACAGGGAATGTTTTTATGTGGGAAGACTTTATGGAAATGTATTACCCATTCCAACATTTTGCTGCAAAAGGTTTTCATTCGGGTCATATACCATTTTGGAATCCTTACGTGTTTGCAGGTATGCCATTTACAGCAGATTTGCAAAATGGATTTTTCTATATTGGTCATCAACTTGTTTATTTATTAAGTGGAGGGAATTTGAGTGTTCATTTGTTGCAAGTTTTTTTGGTGGTGCATTATTTTATTGCAATGGTAGGAGCTTGGAAGCTTTCTAAAACATTAGGTGCATCAAATTGGGGGGGTATTTTATCTGGGTTAACTTATGGGTTAAGTGGTTTTTTAGTTGTAAGAATGATTCACCACGCAGTATTAATTCATTTAGCTTGGTTCCCCTTAATTGTAGCTTTATTTTATAAAGGAGTTACTGAAAGGAATTATTATTATTCATTTTTATGTTCTATTGTATTAGGTATTACCTTGCTTAGCGGTCATCCTCAAATGACGCTTTATATAGTATTTTTCTTAGGCGCGTTGGCAATGTTTATTTTGATTAATGATTTTAGAAATCCTGAAAAAAAGAAAACTATTGTAAGTGCAATAATTAATATGATAATCCCAGTAGTGTTAGGAGTCGGTATTTACGCAATTCAATTTCTTCCAGCTCAAGAGCTAGCACCAATTTCAAGAAGAGCTGAAATGACTTATCAACAAGCATTAGATGGAGCAATGTCTCCTTCTCAAATATTTACTTTAGTATTGCCAAAGGTGCTGGGGTATTCTGGTGCTGAACCAAAGCCAGATTCAGAGTTTTGGTTTGAAGGCAAACAAAGATATTATTATTGGGAAACTGTTGTTTATTTCGGAGTTGTAGGATTAATATTGATGGTTGTAGCTCTTGCTAGCAATCGATTAGGTGGTTTGAGGTGGTTTTTGTTAGGTATGGGATTATTAGGATTGTTTTATGGAATGGGAGATAAATTTTTTATTCATTCTCTAGTTTGGAATCTTCCGTTTTTCAAACTCTTTAGAAATCCAGTTAGAATGGCTAGTTTCCTTGTGTTAGGGGCATCGGTACTTTCAGGGTTTGGGTTAGATGAGCTAATTTCAAATAATAGTAATTTAATAGAAAAGAACAAACTGGCTAAGGTTGGGTTGATAAGTGGGCTATTAGTAGCGTTTTTAGGTCTTTTAACTGTTACTGGATTTATACCTAAAATTTTTGGAGCTACTCAAGAAATTCTTCAAAGTTCTTCTTCGAGTGGTGTGATTGCATTAATTATTGGTGCTGCGGTTGGAATTATTTCATATTTAGTTCTTAAAGGCTCGTTCCCAAAATTTGGGGCTGTAATTGCTATACTTGTACTAACAATTATTGATTTATTTGCATTTGGAATCAAACAAAATCAGGGTATGGTTAATCCAGAACAAGTTTATCAGGCTACAAACGATGAACCGAGTATGCAAGGTTTAAAGTCAAATCCACCAAAAGATATTTTTAGAGTAAATATGCGTAATCAGCAAGGTATGTTGATGAAACGAAATCAAGGTTGTATAAGTGATATTATGCTTATTGAAGGTTATAATCCTTTGTTGCTTCAACGTATTATTCCTCCAGCTAAAGATGAATCAACTTCGAATGATTTGTTAAATGTAAAATTTGGAATTGAAACTGACGATAAGGGAGGGGCTGGTTTAACTGAAAGGAAAACAGCTTACCCACATGTAAGGTTTGTGTATAATGCTATAGTTACAAATGATGATTCATCAGCTAGTAAATTAATGAAAGATCCATCAATGGATTTCTCAAAAACAGCAGTTGTTAATAGCGACAAAAAGTTAAATCTAAGTGCTGATGGTGTTGGCACTGCCAATATAACTTCTTATGATAATCAACAAATTTCAATTGATGCACAAACAGATAAAAATGGTTTGTTGTTGTTAAGCGAAATTTGGTTTCCTGCATGGAAAGTATTTATTGATGGGAAAGAAACAAACTTATTACGAACAAATTATTCTTTAAGAGGGGTTGAAGTTCCATCAGGAAAACATAAAGTTGAATTTAAATATGAATCTGTTGCATATGATAATGGATTGATTATAACCTCTATAAGTGGCTTAATTGCTGTTATATGTACAATATTGTTCGGCATTAAAAATAGAAAACTTTCTCAGATAAACTAA